A single region of the Sphingobium sp. TKS genome encodes:
- a CDS encoding winged helix-turn-helix transcriptional regulator, whose amino-acid sequence MEMPLRPTVLPDCTGVGDVLSRIGDKWSVQIIVVLHDSAQRFNGVKRGVPGISQQMLTRTLRNLERDGLVDRTVRASKPPQVEYVLTPLGRSLAGPVRALAAWAIEHRAAICDSRTTFDASEDENAHR is encoded by the coding sequence ATGGAGATGCCTTTGCGGCCGACTGTGCTGCCCGATTGCACCGGCGTCGGCGACGTCCTGTCACGCATCGGCGACAAATGGTCGGTGCAGATCATTGTCGTGCTGCATGACAGCGCGCAGCGCTTCAACGGCGTGAAGCGGGGCGTGCCCGGAATCTCGCAGCAGATGCTCACCCGCACGCTCAGGAACCTCGAACGGGATGGCCTGGTCGATCGCACTGTCCGCGCGAGCAAGCCGCCCCAGGTCGAATACGTGCTGACGCCGCTCGGGCGGTCCCTTGCCGGGCCCGTGCGCGCGCTTGCGGCCTGGGCGATCGAGCATCGCGCGGCGATATGCGACAGCCGAACGACGTTCGATGCGAGCGAGGACGAAAACGCGCATCGATAG
- a CDS encoding quinone oxidoreductase family protein, whose translation MTKVIVMNEVGGADKMQVEDWDVPPPGAGEIKVRHEAIGLNFVDVLIREGHYDIPTPFVLGQEAAGVVTEVGAGVTEFKLGARVAYMGATGAFSEERNVAASIVFPIPDGVDFDTAAAITLKGMTVYYLFHMTHKLQPGETILFHGAAGGVGQIAVQWAKHIGATVIATVSSEEKVALARESGADYVIDNKTENFVERVKEITGGKGVDVVYDSVGKDTFQGSLDCLRTWGLMVNFGHSSGRVSIDDIFDTLAPKALYLARPILPTHYTDRQVALKAAAAMYDLAAKGVLKIKVGQRFPLTETAKAHVALENRQTIGSTIIDPR comes from the coding sequence ATGACGAAAGTGATCGTGATGAACGAAGTCGGCGGCGCCGACAAAATGCAGGTGGAGGATTGGGATGTGCCCCCGCCCGGCGCGGGCGAGATCAAGGTGCGGCATGAAGCCATCGGCCTGAACTTCGTCGATGTGCTGATCCGCGAGGGCCATTACGATATTCCCACGCCCTTCGTGCTGGGACAGGAAGCGGCGGGCGTCGTCACGGAGGTCGGCGCCGGCGTCACGGAATTCAAACTCGGTGCCCGCGTCGCGTACATGGGTGCCACGGGCGCCTTCTCCGAAGAACGGAACGTCGCCGCCTCGATCGTGTTTCCTATTCCCGATGGCGTCGATTTCGACACGGCCGCCGCGATCACGCTGAAGGGCATGACGGTCTATTATCTCTTCCACATGACGCACAAGCTCCAGCCGGGCGAGACGATCCTGTTCCATGGCGCAGCGGGCGGCGTCGGGCAGATCGCGGTCCAATGGGCAAAGCATATCGGCGCCACCGTGATCGCGACCGTGAGCTCCGAAGAAAAGGTCGCGCTCGCGCGTGAAAGCGGGGCGGATTACGTCATCGACAACAAGACCGAGAATTTCGTCGAGCGCGTGAAGGAGATCACCGGCGGCAAGGGCGTAGACGTCGTTTACGATTCCGTCGGCAAGGACACGTTCCAAGGCTCGCTCGATTGCCTGCGCACCTGGGGCCTGATGGTCAATTTCGGCCACTCGTCCGGCCGCGTCTCGATCGACGATATCTTCGACACCCTGGCGCCCAAGGCCTTGTATCTGGCGCGCCCGATCCTGCCGACGCATTACACCGACCGCCAGGTCGCGCTGAAGGCTGCCGCCGCCATGTACGATCTGGCCGCCAAGGGCGTCCTCAAGATCAAGGTCGGTCAGCGTTTCCCGCTTACGGAAACCGCCAAGGCGCATGTCGCCTTGGAAAACCGCCAGACCATCGGCTCGACCATCATCGATCCGCGGTAA
- a CDS encoding MBL fold metallo-hydrolase: MFQLANGCWAWLQPDGGWGWSNAGLITDGGCSMLVDTLYDLKMTREMLARMRDTTPAARTIDILVNSHADGDHTFGNQLVSGARIIASAATVDEFFKVTPETHQRIIENADFMGDGAKYVAGFIRDHGFTFSDITLTPPTESYDREAMVKVGDKDVRLINVGPAHTAGDTLVHSIADRVVYTGDILFLGVHPAIWDGSLSRWVEACDAILGLDVDVIVPGHGPLTDKAGVALFKTYLQTVEHETRLRFEAGMSVEQAAADIRFEPPFDAWIVPERIVGSVNFLYREWGSPLAENDYMEVFGMVARYADRRARCLAGQHVAGCGHAH; encoded by the coding sequence ATGTTTCAGCTCGCCAATGGCTGCTGGGCGTGGCTTCAGCCCGATGGTGGCTGGGGGTGGAGCAACGCCGGGTTGATCACCGACGGCGGCTGCTCGATGCTTGTCGACACCTTGTACGACCTAAAGATGACGCGCGAGATGCTTGCCCGGATGCGCGACACGACGCCTGCAGCTCGCACCATCGATATTCTTGTCAATTCGCACGCGGATGGTGACCACACCTTCGGAAATCAGCTCGTCAGCGGCGCCCGGATCATCGCGTCCGCCGCGACGGTCGATGAATTCTTCAAGGTGACGCCCGAGACACATCAGCGTATCATCGAAAACGCCGATTTCATGGGAGACGGCGCGAAATATGTCGCCGGGTTCATCCGCGACCATGGCTTCACGTTCAGCGACATCACACTGACGCCGCCGACTGAAAGCTACGACCGGGAAGCGATGGTCAAGGTGGGGGACAAGGACGTGCGCCTGATCAACGTCGGGCCGGCGCATACGGCTGGCGATACGCTGGTGCATTCCATCGCCGACCGCGTCGTCTATACCGGCGACATCCTGTTTCTCGGCGTGCATCCGGCGATCTGGGATGGCTCGCTGTCGCGCTGGGTGGAAGCCTGCGACGCGATCCTCGGGCTTGATGTGGATGTGATCGTTCCTGGTCACGGCCCTCTGACCGACAAGGCCGGAGTGGCTTTGTTCAAGACATATCTCCAGACCGTGGAGCACGAAACGCGCTTGCGCTTCGAGGCGGGCATGAGCGTCGAGCAAGCCGCCGCCGACATCCGCTTCGAGCCGCCGTTCGACGCGTGGATTGTCCCCGAGCGGATCGTCGGCAGCGTCAATTTCCTTTACCGGGAGTGGGGCAGCCCGCTTGCCGAAAACGATTACATGGAAGTGTTCGGCATGGTGGCGCGCTATGCGGACCGGCGGGCAAGATGCCTCGCCGGGCAGCACGTCGCAGGCTGCGGCCACGCGCACTGA
- a CDS encoding alpha/beta hydrolase family protein: protein MIHGDRQSGIRVADAKTVIDRLADIMHQVPGLPDRADITRLAAVGHSFGGQMTSMLPGARMAASDADEDMSDTRVACGILLASGGRGGSDLSDLGRRATPYLDTAFTHMDCPTLMVAGDADRSPLTVRGPDWFYDPFYLSPGSKALLTLHGGEHMLGGISGYEVVETSDENPDRVRLVQDVTLAYLRRSLLGEEDRWAALAPGRDPQGSLLTASG from the coding sequence ATGATCCACGGCGACCGGCAATCTGGCATCCGGGTCGCGGACGCAAAAACGGTTATCGATCGTCTGGCCGATATCATGCACCAGGTGCCCGGCCTGCCAGATCGCGCCGATATCACCCGCCTCGCCGCCGTCGGCCATTCGTTCGGCGGGCAGATGACCAGCATGCTGCCGGGCGCACGCATGGCGGCGTCAGACGCGGACGAGGATATGTCCGACACCCGCGTCGCCTGCGGCATCCTGCTGGCGTCAGGCGGCCGGGGCGGCAGCGACCTGAGCGACCTTGGACGACGGGCCACGCCGTACCTCGACACGGCGTTCACGCACATGGATTGCCCGACATTGATGGTCGCGGGCGATGCCGATCGATCACCGCTCACCGTGCGTGGTCCCGACTGGTTCTACGATCCCTTCTACCTGTCGCCCGGCAGCAAGGCGCTTCTCACGCTGCATGGCGGCGAACATATGCTCGGCGGCATATCGGGCTATGAGGTCGTGGAGACCAGCGACGAAAATCCAGATCGCGTAAGGCTGGTCCAGGACGTGACGCTCGCTTACCTTCGCCGCAGCTTGCTGGGTGAGGAGGATCGCTGGGCCGCGCTGGCGCCTGGCAGGGATCCGCAGGGATCGCTGCTTACGGCGAGTGGCTGA